A genome region from Streptomyces antimycoticus includes the following:
- a CDS encoding methyltransferase domain-containing protein has translation MTFEGARPDRAALGRVLLDAGVMGEDWAPTFAAVDRAGFLPELMWPFDTRTQGAVAIDKGEDPDAWYAAADSDAPIVTQWDDGEHVGPAPGRVPTSSSSMPSVVYALLRDLAVDEGMAVLDVGTGTGETAGALAHRCGSRKVTTVEVDPAVSRHARQRLAAAGLWPEVVVGDGTKGCAGGAPYDRVLATVGLREIPGAWIEQTRPGGLIVAPWGTHYTHADAVARLMVREDGTASGRFTGPVEFMKLRGRRLSLPPHHAYVPAEGEGGADTSTTGIPEGSSSPRRTPPSPSCWGSGYRIASRWWPPRTMARGPCGSTG, from the coding sequence ATGACGTTCGAGGGGGCCCGGCCCGACCGGGCCGCGTTGGGGCGGGTGCTTCTCGACGCGGGGGTGATGGGGGAGGACTGGGCGCCGACCTTCGCCGCTGTCGACCGGGCCGGGTTCCTGCCGGAGCTGATGTGGCCGTTCGACACGCGGACCCAGGGCGCCGTCGCCATCGACAAGGGCGAGGATCCGGACGCCTGGTACGCCGCCGCCGACAGCGATGCGCCCATCGTGACGCAGTGGGACGACGGAGAGCATGTCGGTCCCGCGCCGGGGCGGGTGCCCACCAGCTCATCCTCCATGCCCTCTGTCGTCTACGCATTGCTGCGGGACCTGGCCGTGGACGAGGGTATGGCCGTGCTCGACGTGGGCACCGGCACGGGCGAGACCGCCGGTGCGTTGGCGCATCGCTGTGGCAGCCGTAAGGTCACCACGGTCGAGGTGGATCCCGCCGTGTCGCGTCACGCACGCCAACGGCTGGCCGCAGCGGGGTTGTGGCCGGAGGTCGTGGTCGGCGACGGGACGAAGGGCTGTGCGGGCGGCGCGCCGTATGACCGGGTCCTGGCCACCGTCGGGCTTCGGGAGATCCCCGGGGCATGGATCGAGCAGACGCGGCCCGGGGGCCTGATCGTCGCCCCCTGGGGCACGCACTACACCCATGCGGACGCCGTGGCCCGGCTGATGGTGCGTGAGGACGGGACGGCGTCGGGGCGCTTCACCGGCCCCGTCGAGTTCATGAAGCTGCGCGGCCGGCGGCTGTCGCTGCCGCCGCACCATGCCTACGTCCCGGCCGAGGGAGAGGGCGGTGCCGACACCTCGACCACCGGCATCCCCGAGGGGAGTTCATCACCCCGGCGTACTCCGCCCTCCCCTTCGTGCTGGGGCTCCGGGTACCGCATTGCGTCCAGGTGGTGGCCGCCCCGCACGATGGCGCGCGGCCCCTGTGGCTCTACGGGCTGA
- a CDS encoding phage holin family protein has product MGGTLLRVTAVWAVSTLTMLALAGILPDFRLKSDGGDSATRIAITAAIGAGAFGVLSALVWPLLVRALLLMPALVLGLLVFVLNGSMLLIAISLIPDGRGAVEPETAVVVAAVMSAASSATSTFLTVRDDGAYRRRLARLAGRRRRRLGEDGGSEAPPGTVFLQLDGVGHAVLREALRERDNRPAVMPTVARLIRSTHKVTPWRTDWSSQTGASQLGILHGSNEDVPAFRWYEKKSGEVMVSNRPTSAAVLQRRAAARARHDGLLTVDGASRGNLFTGGADQLALVLSVAARRGPHNRSRSGYFAYFADPANATRTAVSFLAEVVREICQSTRAKLRRETPRVKRGGLYPFIRAFATVVERDVVVTAVMGDILSGRTAIYADLVAYDEVAHHSGPRSRDARQVLARLDRSIALIAKVADRAPRDYRIVLLSDHGQSPGETFAGAYGLTLEDLVRVGCGLPVSRRAGRTPSGAEAREAGRAALHRPEKPEVDGDGRCAGVGGAGDTAAVAGGGAPASDPIVLASGNLGLVSFPDVPGRMSREQIDARHPALLRTLADHPGVGFLLVRSEAHGAVVLGAEGAEHRLDTGEVFGASPLTVFGPGAEAAVRRTAHFRNTPDIMVNSAYDPARGTVHAFEEQIGSHGGLGGEQGHPFLLWPAELTPPVAAGEELVGAERVHRVLRRWLDEADGPQVPEKETAATGETYAPGRRR; this is encoded by the coding sequence GTGGGGGGAACCCTGCTGCGGGTGACGGCGGTATGGGCGGTGTCCACGCTCACGATGCTGGCGCTCGCCGGGATCCTCCCCGACTTTCGACTGAAGTCCGATGGCGGTGACAGCGCGACGCGGATCGCGATCACGGCGGCCATCGGCGCCGGAGCCTTCGGCGTGCTCAGCGCGCTGGTGTGGCCGCTGCTCGTACGGGCGTTGCTGCTGATGCCCGCGCTGGTGCTGGGGCTGCTGGTGTTCGTGCTCAACGGCTCGATGCTGCTGATCGCGATCAGCCTGATCCCGGACGGGCGCGGCGCCGTCGAGCCGGAGACCGCCGTCGTGGTCGCCGCCGTGATGTCCGCCGCGTCCTCGGCGACGAGCACCTTTCTGACCGTGCGGGACGACGGGGCCTACCGGCGGCGGCTGGCCCGGCTGGCCGGGCGGCGCAGGCGGCGGCTCGGTGAGGACGGCGGGAGCGAAGCGCCCCCGGGGACGGTGTTTCTGCAGCTCGACGGGGTGGGGCACGCCGTGCTGCGGGAGGCGCTGCGGGAGCGCGACAACCGGCCCGCGGTGATGCCCACCGTCGCGCGCCTGATCCGGAGCACCCATAAGGTCACGCCCTGGCGCACCGACTGGTCCAGCCAGACCGGCGCCAGCCAACTCGGCATCCTGCACGGCTCCAACGAGGATGTGCCCGCCTTCCGCTGGTACGAGAAGAAGAGCGGGGAGGTGATGGTGAGCAACCGGCCGACCAGCGCGGCGGTACTCCAGCGCCGCGCGGCCGCCCGGGCCAGACACGACGGACTCCTCACGGTGGACGGGGCGAGCCGGGGCAACCTCTTCACCGGCGGAGCCGATCAGCTGGCCCTGGTCCTCTCGGTCGCGGCGCGGCGCGGTCCGCACAACCGCTCCCGCTCCGGATACTTCGCCTACTTCGCCGACCCCGCCAACGCGACCCGCACCGCCGTGTCGTTCCTGGCGGAGGTCGTCCGGGAGATCTGCCAGTCCACGCGCGCCAAGCTGCGCCGCGAGACGCCCCGGGTCAAGCGGGGCGGGCTGTATCCGTTCATCCGCGCGTTCGCCACGGTCGTGGAGCGGGACGTCGTGGTGACGGCGGTGATGGGGGACATCCTCTCGGGTCGTACCGCGATCTACGCCGATCTGGTCGCGTACGACGAGGTGGCCCACCACTCGGGGCCGCGCAGCCGGGACGCCCGGCAGGTGCTCGCCCGGCTCGACCGCTCCATCGCGCTCATCGCCAAGGTCGCCGACCGCGCCCCGCGCGACTACCGGATCGTGCTGCTGTCCGACCACGGGCAGAGCCCCGGCGAGACCTTCGCGGGGGCGTACGGGCTGACGCTCGAGGACCTGGTGCGGGTCGGCTGCGGTCTGCCCGTATCGCGGCGGGCCGGGCGGACCCCGAGCGGCGCGGAGGCGCGCGAGGCGGGGCGGGCGGCGCTGCACCGGCCGGAGAAGCCCGAGGTGGACGGGGACGGGCGGTGCGCCGGGGTCGGCGGGGCCGGCGACACAGCCGCTGTCGCGGGCGGCGGCGCCCCCGCGTCCGATCCGATCGTGCTCGCGTCCGGAAATCTGGGCCTGGTCTCCTTCCCCGATGTGCCGGGGCGGATGAGCCGCGAGCAGATCGACGCCCGCCATCCCGCGCTGCTGCGCACGCTCGCCGACCACCCCGGGGTGGGCTTCCTGCTCGTACGGTCCGAGGCGCATGGCGCGGTGGTGCTGGGCGCCGAGGGTGCCGAGCACCGTCTGGACACCGGGGAGGTCTTCGGGGCGAGCCCGCTCACGGTCTTCGGCCCCGGCGCCGAGGCCGCCGTACGGCGCACCGCGCACTTCCGGAACACCCCCGACATCATGGTCAACTCCGCCTACGACCCGGCGCGCGGCACGGTGCACGCCTTCGAGGAGCAGATCGGCTCGCACGGCGGGCTCGGCGGGGAGCAGGGGCATCCCTTTCTGCTGTGGCCGGCCGAGCTGACCCCGCCGGTGGCGGCGGGGGAGGAACTGGTCGGGGCGGAGCGGGTGCACCGGGTGCTGCGGCGCTGGCTGGACGAGGCGGACGGGCCCCAGGTGCCGGAGAAGGAGACAGCGGCCACGGGGGAGACGTATGCGCCGGGGCGGAGGCGTTGA